Proteins from a genomic interval of Acidobacteriota bacterium:
- a CDS encoding FAD-binding oxidoreductase, which yields MAGAATAYFLARRGRRHIRLLEKEKIAGTQSTGRNAAILRTMIPAPLLNRIACTSARFYLDPPAGFSTEPLVEKVGVYLAAGPNHAATLRSWCEANPENGQAPVDPSVMYGRIPILAPGLTHVTHKADDGVLDVHAILQGFLRGASRNGAELLLGREFLGLRVADGRLAGVETSEGFLEADKVVVANGGWAAAADTFGPYALPFAPYRRHLMVTSPLPEVDPHWPVVWIVGEEFYFRPESGGLLLCGCDAVKVAPEQGEVSDPAELEKTAVKAARWLPGLADARIARSWAGMRTFVPDDLFVIGADPRLEGLFWVAGLGGHGITCAPVIGRLAAEWIAEGGSAHPAAPALAPARLLG from the coding sequence ATGGCGGGTGCCGCGACCGCCTACTTCCTGGCCCGGAGGGGCCGGCGCCACATCCGCCTGCTCGAGAAGGAGAAGATCGCCGGGACCCAGTCGACCGGCCGCAACGCCGCCATCCTGCGCACGATGATCCCCGCACCGCTGCTGAACCGGATCGCCTGCACCTCCGCTCGGTTTTACCTCGACCCGCCTGCGGGCTTTTCTACCGAACCGCTGGTCGAAAAGGTGGGGGTCTACCTGGCCGCCGGCCCGAACCACGCGGCGACGCTCCGGTCGTGGTGCGAAGCGAATCCCGAAAACGGGCAGGCGCCGGTCGACCCCTCCGTGATGTACGGCCGGATCCCCATCCTGGCACCGGGGCTCACGCACGTGACCCACAAGGCCGACGACGGGGTGCTCGACGTGCACGCCATCCTGCAGGGCTTCCTCCGCGGCGCCTCCCGCAACGGGGCCGAACTCCTCCTGGGGCGTGAATTCCTGGGCCTGCGGGTGGCGGACGGCCGGCTCGCGGGAGTGGAAACCAGCGAGGGATTCCTCGAGGCGGACAAGGTCGTGGTCGCCAACGGCGGGTGGGCGGCGGCCGCGGACACCTTCGGCCCCTATGCGCTTCCGTTCGCCCCCTACCGCCGGCACCTGATGGTGACCTCGCCCCTCCCGGAGGTCGATCCCCACTGGCCCGTCGTCTGGATCGTGGGGGAGGAGTTCTATTTCCGGCCGGAAAGCGGCGGGCTCCTTCTGTGCGGGTGCGACGCGGTGAAGGTGGCGCCCGAACAGGGGGAGGTCAGCGATCCCGCCGAACTGGAAAAGACCGCGGTCAAGGCCGCCCGCTGGCTCCCGGGGCTGGCGGACGCCCGGATCGCCCGCTCCTGGGCGGGAATGCGTACCTTCGTGCCTGACGACCTCTTCGTCATCGGCGCCGATCCGCGCCTCGAGGGGCTCTTCTGGGTCGCCGGGCTCGGCGGGCACGGCATCACCTGCGCCCCCGTCATCGGCCGCCTGGCGGCGGAATGGATCGCCGAGGGGGGGAGCGCCCACCCGGCCGCGCCGGCGCTGGCTCCCGCGAGGCTGCTCGGCTGA